The Streptomyces sp. NBC_01276 genome contains the following window.
GGCGGCGCCTTCGGATCCCGCTCCGCCACCGGAGGCACCGCCTTGACGTCCTCCTCCGGCAGCATCAGGTTCTCGATCGGCCGGAACGGCCTCGCCCCCGGCGGGTCCGGAGGCTCCTGCCCGTACCCGGCGACGATCGCGGCCCACGCCGCTTCCTCGTCCAGCGGGGGGACACCCCCCGAGGACTCCTCGTGCTCAGCCACCGCTGGCCGCCCCCTCCTTGCCGACGCTCTCCGCGAGCCGCCCGACGAACGCATAGCTGTCCGCGAAGATCCGCTCCGCGTCGAAGTCCAACGTCGCGACGTGGTAGCTCTGTTCCAGCAGGGTCTCGGTGACGTCCGTCGAGGAGATGCGCGACAGGATCCGCGCCGAGTCCACCGGCGGCACGACGTGGTCCTGCGGGCTGTGCAGCAGCAGCACCGGCTGCGTCACCTGCGGCAGCTCGGCGTCCACCAGCCGGAAGAGCTTGCGCAGCGAGTCGGCGGCCCGGGTCGGGACCCGGTCGTAGCCGACCTCCTCCGAGCCCGGCTTCGCGATGTCGCTGGCGATGCCCGGCGTCGACCGGATGACGTGCTTGACCACCGGAAGGGCGACGGCGAGCGGGTCGTGGACCTTGTTCGCCGGGTTGACGAGGACGATCCCGCTGATCGAGTCCCCGTGCTTGGCGGCCAGCCGCAGGGTCAGCGCGCCGCCCATGGACAGCCCGAAGACGAAGACCTGCTCGCACCGGTCCAGCAGCTCCCGCAGCGCGCGGTCGACCTCGGCGTACCAGTCCTGCCAGCCGGTGAGCTGCATGTCCTGCCAGCACGTACCGTGTCCCGGCAGCAGCGGCAGGGATACCGTCAGCCCGCGCGCGGCCAGGTGGTCGGCCCAGGGGCGCAGGGACTGCGGGGAGCCGGTGAAACCGTGGCAGAGGAGGACGCCGACCTTTCCGCCCTCGTGGCGGAACGGCTCGGCTCCAGGGAGGACGGGCACCAGGGTCTCCTAGGTCATGAGGGGTTGGCGGGTGCGTTGCTCTGTGTGACTTCACCGTACGCGACCGGGGTGGTACCGACCAGGGTCGTCGGGCCGCTCCGGGCGGAGCCAGGGGTTAAGGTCTGTTCGACAGACACAGGAAGGCTTTCGAGTTGATCTACGGCGCAATGAAGTTCTCCATCGGCGGGTCCCTGAAGCTCGCGTTCAGGCCGTGGGTGGAGGGCCTCGAGAACATTCCCGCGGAGGGGCCGGCGATCCTCGCGAGCAACCACCTGTCCTTCTCCGACTCCTTCTTCCTGCCCGCCGTGCTGGACCGGAAGGTGACCTTCATCGCGAAGGCGGAGTACTTCACCTCCCCGGGGGTCAAGGGCAAGCTGACGGCGGCCTTCTTCAAGGGCGTCGGCCAGCTCCCGGTGGACCGCTCCGGCGCGCGCGGTGCGGGCGAGGCCGCCATCAAGAGCGGCATCGACGTCATCGAACGCGGGGAGCTGTTCGGTATCTACCCCGAGGGGACCCGTTCACCCGACGGTCGCCTCTACCGGGGCAAGCCCGGCGGCCTGGCCCGGGTGGCGCTCGCCACCGGCGCCCCCGTGATCCCGGTCGCGATGATCGACACCGAGAAGATCCAGCCGCCCGGCAAGGTCGTCCCGAAGCTGATGCGTCCGGGCATCCGGATCGGCAAGCCGCTGGACTTCAGCCGCTACCAGGGGATGGACGGGGACCGCTTCATCCTCCGTTCCGTGACCGACGAGGTCATGTACGAGATCATGAAGCTCTCCGGCCAGGAGTACGTGGACATCTACGCCACCGCCGCGAAGCGCCAGATCGCCGACGCGGAGAAGGCCGCCAAGGCCGAGAAGGCGGACAAGGGCGACAAGGCCGGGCAGTAGGACGGGCGGGCGGCGGTGCCGCCCGCACGGGGGTGGGGGAGATGGCGAAGCGCGAGCGCGTCGTGCGCATGTCGGTCGAGCAGCCGCTGTGGCAGGCCCTGACGGCCTACCGGCTGCTCACCATGGTCTACGCGGTGCTGCTGTTCGCCTCCGCGTACAGGAAGTTCGACCAGCCCTGGACGGCGGCCGGCTACCTCGCCGTCCTCGCCGTCTGGACCGTGGCCACCCGGAGCAAGGTGGCCGGCGCCGTGTCCTGCACCCGCCGGTTCCTCTTCGCCGACCTCACCGTCGCCCTGGTGGGCGTCCTGCTCACCCCGCTCGCCGACACCCACGCCCGGATCGCCGCGGGCGGCCCGACCCTCCCCAGCATCTGGACGGCCGGTTCGGTCCTCGCCTTCGCCCTCAAGGGCGGCTGGCGCTGGGCCGGAGTCGCCTCGACCTTCGTGGCCGTCGCCAACATCGTCATCCACGGCGGCGACCCCACCCGGGACACCCTGCACAACGTCCTGCTGGTCTGGGTGGCCTCCATAGCCCTCGGCTACGTGATCGAGGTCGCCCGTGCCAGCGAGGCGACCCTCGCCCGGGCCCTGGAGATCGAGGCCGCCACCCGCGAGCGCGAACGCCTGGCCCGCGACATCCACGACGGGGTCCTCCAGGTCCTCGCCATGGTCCAGCGGCGCGGCACCGAGCTGGGCGGCGAGGCGGCCGAGCTCGGCCGGATGGCGGGCGAGCAGGAGGTGGCGCTGCGCACCCTGGTCTCCAGCGGGCTGGTGCACCCCTCGCGGGTCTCGCGCGACGGGTCGCTGGGCGCGCTGGTGGACACGTACGAGGTGGAGGAGCCCGGCTCCGACGAGGGCGAGCTGGACCTGCGCTCCCTGCTCGCCCCGCACGCCGGCTCCCGGGTCAGCTTCGCCGAGCCGGGCGCCCCGGTGCCGCTGCCGGTGCCCGCGGCGCGGGAGCTGGCCGCGGCGGTCGGGGCGGCCCTGGACAACGTCCGCAAGCACGCCGGGGAGGGCGCCCGCGCCTGGATCCTGATCGAGGACTGGGGGGACGAGGTGATCGTGACCGTACGGGACGACGGTCCGGGCATCCCGGCCGGCCGGCTCGACCAGGCGGCCGGCGAGGGACGGATGGGCGTGGCCCTGTCCATCCGCGGACGGCTGCGCGACCTCGGCGGCAGCGCCGAGCTGGTGTCCGTCCCCGGACAGGGCACCGAAGTGGAACTGAAAGTACCGAGGGGGACAACCCAGTGACCGAGCCGAACGACCTCCACGAGATCAAGGTGATGGTCGTCGACGACCATCCGATGTGGCGGGACGCGGTCGCCCGCGACCTGGCCGCCGCCGGGTTCGACGTCGTGGCCACCGCCGGGGACGGACCGGAGGCCGTGCGCCGGGCCCGTGCCGCCGCCCCGGGGGTGCTGGTCCTCGACCTCAACCTGCCGGGCATGCCGGGCGTGCAGGTCTGCAAGGAGCTCGTCGGCGCCGATCCCGCGCTGCGCGTGCTCGTCCTGTCGGCCAGCGGGGAGCACGCGGACGTGCTGGAGGCGGTCAAGTCCGGGGCCACCGGCTACCTGCTGAAGTCCGCCGGGGCGCAGGAGCTGATCGACGCGGTGCGCCGCACCGCGGCCGGCGACCCGGTGTTCACCCCCGGCCTGGCCGGCCTGGTCCTCGGCGAGTACCGGCGCCTGGCCACCGTCCCGGCGCCCGCCGCCGCCGACGAGCCCAAGGCCCCGCAGCTGACCGACCGGGAGACCGAGGTGCTGCGGCTGGTGGCCAAGGGGCTCTCGTACAAGCAGATCGCGGAGCGGCTGGTGATCTCCCACCGCACGGTGCAGAACCACGTGCAGAACACCCTGGGCAAGCTCCAGCTGCACAACCGGGTGGAGCTCGTCCGGTACGCGATCGAGCGCGGGCTCGACGACGCCGACGCATAACGGGTGACACCGGTCGTACGTACTTCCCCGTACGAGTGAACATGCGTACGCAACGCCCCGTACTTTCACCGGAATTGACCCCTCCAAGGCCCTTGCTGTGACCTGTGTCACCACTAGCGTGACCGTCATGGCGAAGGGAGATTCCATGAAGGTCGGAGTGCTCACGGGCGGCGGCGACTGCCCCGGGCTCAACGCGGTGATCAGGGCGGTCGTCCGCAAGGGCACGCAGGAGTACGGATACGGGTTCGTCGGCTTCAAGGACGGCTGGCGGGGACCGGTCGAGGGGGACACCGTCCCGCTCGGCATCCCCGCCGTCCGCGGGATCCTGCCCCGCGGCGGCACCATCCTCGGCTCCTCGCGCACCAACCCGTTCAAGACGGAGAACGGCGTACGGGCCATCAGGGAGAACCTCGCCAAGTTCGAGGTCGACGCGCTCGTCGCGATCGGCGGCGAGGACACCCTGGGCGTGGCCGCCCGGCTGCACGCGGAGCACGGCATCCCCTGCGTGGGCGTGCCCAAGACCATCGACAACGACCTCTCGGCCACCGACTA
Protein-coding sequences here:
- a CDS encoding lysophospholipid acyltransferase family protein, coding for MKFSIGGSLKLAFRPWVEGLENIPAEGPAILASNHLSFSDSFFLPAVLDRKVTFIAKAEYFTSPGVKGKLTAAFFKGVGQLPVDRSGARGAGEAAIKSGIDVIERGELFGIYPEGTRSPDGRLYRGKPGGLARVALATGAPVIPVAMIDTEKIQPPGKVVPKLMRPGIRIGKPLDFSRYQGMDGDRFILRSVTDEVMYEIMKLSGQEYVDIYATAAKRQIADAEKAAKAEKADKGDKAGQ
- the macS gene encoding MacS family sensor histidine kinase codes for the protein MAKRERVVRMSVEQPLWQALTAYRLLTMVYAVLLFASAYRKFDQPWTAAGYLAVLAVWTVATRSKVAGAVSCTRRFLFADLTVALVGVLLTPLADTHARIAAGGPTLPSIWTAGSVLAFALKGGWRWAGVASTFVAVANIVIHGGDPTRDTLHNVLLVWVASIALGYVIEVARASEATLARALEIEAATRERERLARDIHDGVLQVLAMVQRRGTELGGEAAELGRMAGEQEVALRTLVSSGLVHPSRVSRDGSLGALVDTYEVEEPGSDEGELDLRSLLAPHAGSRVSFAEPGAPVPLPVPAARELAAAVGAALDNVRKHAGEGARAWILIEDWGDEVIVTVRDDGPGIPAGRLDQAAGEGRMGVALSIRGRLRDLGGSAELVSVPGQGTEVELKVPRGTTQ
- a CDS encoding response regulator yields the protein MVVDDHPMWRDAVARDLAAAGFDVVATAGDGPEAVRRARAAAPGVLVLDLNLPGMPGVQVCKELVGADPALRVLVLSASGEHADVLEAVKSGATGYLLKSAGAQELIDAVRRTAAGDPVFTPGLAGLVLGEYRRLATVPAPAAADEPKAPQLTDRETEVLRLVAKGLSYKQIAERLVISHRTVQNHVQNTLGKLQLHNRVELVRYAIERGLDDADA
- a CDS encoding alpha/beta hydrolase produces the protein MPVLPGAEPFRHEGGKVGVLLCHGFTGSPQSLRPWADHLAARGLTVSLPLLPGHGTCWQDMQLTGWQDWYAEVDRALRELLDRCEQVFVFGLSMGGALTLRLAAKHGDSISGIVLVNPANKVHDPLAVALPVVKHVIRSTPGIASDIAKPGSEEVGYDRVPTRAADSLRKLFRLVDAELPQVTQPVLLLHSPQDHVVPPVDSARILSRISSTDVTETLLEQSYHVATLDFDAERIFADSYAFVGRLAESVGKEGAASGG